A genome region from Triticum aestivum cultivar Chinese Spring chromosome 2B, IWGSC CS RefSeq v2.1, whole genome shotgun sequence includes the following:
- the LOC123045396 gene encoding 60S acidic ribosomal protein P2A — protein MKFIAAYLLAYLSGNASPSAEDLTSILESVGCEIDNEKMELMLSQVKGKDITELLAAGREKFAAVPSGGGGVAVSAAAPAAGGAAAPAAESKKEEKVVEKEESDDDMGFSLFD, from the exons ATGAAGTTCATTGCTGCCTATCTGCTTGCTTACCTCTCTGGCAACGCCAGCCCCTCTGCAGAGGACCTGACATCCATTCTTGAGTCTG TTGGTTGTGAAATCGACAATGAGAAGATGGAACTCATGCTGTCCCAAGTGAAGGGCAAGGACATCACCGAGCTCTTGGCTGCTGGTAGGGAGAAGTTTGCTGCGGTTCcatctggtggtggtggtgtggctGTTTCAGCTGCTGCCCCTGCTGCTGGAGGTGCTGCTGCCCCTGCAGCTGAGTCAAAGAAAGAAGAGAAGGTCGTGGAGAAGGAAGAGAGTGATGAT GACATGGGCTTCAGTCTGTTCGACTAA